Proteins encoded by one window of Moorella humiferrea:
- the rimI gene encoding ribosomal protein S18-alanine N-acetyltransferase: MTGEYLDGVLAIERVSFPTPWTRHSFLNEIYNNNFAYYYVALAGRQVVGYAGMWIILDEAHVTNVAVHPRYRGRRLGEVLLKVLMQEAVRLGADRMTLEVRVSNLPAQRLYERLGFCRAGIRKGYYNDNREDAIIMWKHFFEENDGGTGDHSGH; the protein is encoded by the coding sequence ATGACGGGCGAATACCTGGATGGGGTGCTGGCCATCGAACGGGTTTCCTTCCCCACACCCTGGACGCGCCACTCATTTTTGAACGAAATATATAACAATAACTTCGCCTACTATTATGTGGCCCTGGCCGGACGCCAGGTTGTGGGCTATGCCGGCATGTGGATTATCCTCGACGAAGCCCATGTTACCAACGTGGCCGTCCATCCCCGCTACCGCGGCCGGCGCCTGGGGGAGGTCCTCCTCAAGGTACTGATGCAGGAAGCCGTTCGCCTGGGCGCCGACAGGATGACCCTGGAGGTGCGGGTGTCCAATTTGCCGGCCCAGCGCCTTTACGAACGCCTCGGTTTTTGCCGCGCCGGCATACGTAAAGGGTATTATAACGACAACCGTGAAGACGCCATTATAATGTGGAAACATTTTTTTGAGGAGAATGACGGTGGAACCGGCGACCATTCTGGCCATTGA
- the tsaB gene encoding tRNA (adenosine(37)-N6)-threonylcarbamoyltransferase complex dimerization subunit type 1 TsaB: MLVLGLDSATQVAGVALIDDNRLVAETFFNTRKNHSQRLLPMIAALLQEAGVKPAELDGLAVALGPGSFTGLRIGLATIKGLAHALQKPVAGVPTLDGLAWNAWEVPGLVCPVLYARRREVYTALYRWQEGELCRLTPYQAVEPYSLAASLKSYNMPVYFLGDGVEPYLEVWRQLGPSARFLPSTGILPRAAQIAMLGRKRLQTDGPDDLFRLKPLYLRPSPAERQNP, translated from the coding sequence TTGCTGGTCCTGGGGCTTGACAGCGCCACCCAGGTTGCCGGGGTGGCCTTAATAGACGACAACCGGCTGGTGGCCGAGACGTTTTTTAATACCCGGAAAAATCACTCCCAGCGTCTACTCCCCATGATCGCCGCCCTCCTCCAGGAAGCAGGGGTAAAACCGGCCGAACTCGACGGCTTGGCCGTAGCCCTAGGACCGGGCTCCTTCACCGGCCTGCGTATCGGTTTGGCCACCATTAAAGGTCTGGCCCACGCCTTGCAAAAACCGGTGGCCGGCGTACCCACCCTGGATGGCCTGGCCTGGAACGCCTGGGAGGTGCCGGGCCTTGTCTGCCCGGTCCTTTATGCCCGCCGCCGGGAGGTGTATACGGCCCTTTATCGCTGGCAGGAGGGAGAGTTATGCCGCTTAACACCGTATCAGGCCGTGGAACCTTATTCCCTGGCAGCCTCATTAAAATCTTACAATATGCCGGTTTATTTTTTAGGCGATGGCGTAGAACCATACTTGGAAGTATGGCGACAGCTGGGTCCCTCGGCACGGTTTCTTCCCTCCACCGGCATACTACCGCGGGCGGCGCAAATTGCCATGCTGGGTCGGAAACGGCTGCAGACAGACGGGCCGGACGATCTTTTCCGGTTAAAGCCTCTTTACCTCCGCCCCTCACCGGCGGAGAGGCAGAACCCTTAG
- the tsaE gene encoding tRNA (adenosine(37)-N6)-threonylcarbamoyltransferase complex ATPase subunit type 1 TsaE codes for MTFVRIWLKDEMATRELGRVLGGLLEPGDVVILTGELGAGKTTLAQGLARGLEVKGRITSPSFTLIQEYEGRIPFFHVDVYRLEDPEAALELGLDEYFYGGGVTAVEWGRLLGEELLPPEYLEVSLEYGPEGGRYAVLTGRGARYVRILEELKKLAGPGA; via the coding sequence GTGACGTTCGTGCGGATATGGCTGAAGGACGAAATGGCTACGCGGGAACTGGGCCGGGTTCTCGGCGGACTTTTGGAACCGGGCGATGTAGTGATCCTCACCGGCGAACTGGGCGCCGGCAAGACCACCCTGGCCCAGGGCCTAGCCCGGGGCCTGGAAGTAAAGGGAAGGATCACCAGTCCCTCTTTTACCCTCATCCAGGAGTATGAAGGACGAATTCCCTTTTTCCACGTCGACGTTTACCGCCTGGAGGATCCCGAAGCCGCTCTGGAACTGGGATTAGATGAATATTTTTACGGGGGCGGAGTGACGGCGGTCGAGTGGGGAAGGCTGTTAGGGGAGGAGCTTTTGCCTCCCGAATACCTGGAGGTTTCCCTGGAGTACGGGCCTGAAGGGGGGCGTTACGCCGTGCTAACGGGCCGGGGCGCGCGTTATGTCCGCATTCTGGAGGAGTTGAAAAAACTTGCTGGTCCTGGGGCTTGA
- a CDS encoding uracil-DNA glycosylase, translated as MDLDTLCRRTLACRGCALRQGARRVVFGEGNPRAAIMLVGEGPGAREDELGRPFVGAAGELLDRILVAAGFKREELYITNVVKCRPPGNRQPLPGEVQTCLPILKAQIKLIKPQIIVCLGAVATRALIAPGASITRLRGRWIMREGIRYLPTFHPAALLRDAAKKRPVWEDFKKLRAVYCALQREQLSLEFEV; from the coding sequence ATGGATCTGGATACCCTGTGCCGCAGAACCCTGGCCTGCCGGGGTTGTGCCTTAAGACAGGGGGCCCGGAGGGTGGTCTTTGGTGAAGGCAACCCCCGGGCAGCTATAATGCTGGTCGGCGAAGGGCCCGGGGCCCGGGAAGACGAACTGGGCCGGCCCTTTGTAGGCGCGGCAGGTGAGCTCCTCGACCGCATCCTGGTTGCCGCAGGCTTTAAAAGGGAAGAATTATATATAACAAATGTCGTCAAGTGCCGGCCGCCGGGCAACCGCCAGCCCCTTCCCGGTGAAGTGCAGACCTGTCTGCCGATTCTAAAGGCCCAGATTAAACTTATAAAGCCCCAAATCATCGTCTGCCTGGGGGCGGTGGCCACCAGGGCGCTCATCGCCCCAGGGGCCAGCATTACCAGGCTGCGGGGAAGATGGATCATGAGGGAGGGCATTCGCTATTTGCCCACCTTTCATCCGGCGGCGCTGCTCAGGGATGCGGCGAAGAAACGACCTGTGTGGGAGGATTTTAAAAAACTGCGGGCAGTATATTGCGCCTTGCAAAGGGAACAGCTGTCCCTGGAATTTGAGGTTTAA
- the thiE gene encoding thiamine phosphate synthase encodes MASWDLYVVITTKLGGGRPTLELVRQALAGGATAIQLREKDMPAREMVELGREIRTLTRAAGAAFIVNDRLDVALAVDADGLHIGQEDLPAQVARKLLGPGKILGVSTGTVLEARQAVADGADYLGVGSIFATKSKGDAGEPIGLAGLKAIRAAVDVPIVAIGGIDAGNVAEVIAAGADGVAVVSAVIGAPDVAAAARELLSAVRRARR; translated from the coding sequence ATGGCTTCATGGGATCTGTATGTGGTCATTACGACCAAACTCGGAGGAGGCCGGCCGACACTGGAGCTGGTGCGCCAGGCCCTGGCCGGCGGAGCGACGGCCATCCAGCTGCGGGAAAAGGATATGCCTGCCCGAGAAATGGTGGAACTGGGCCGGGAAATCCGGACCCTCACCCGGGCCGCAGGAGCGGCCTTTATCGTCAACGATCGACTGGATGTGGCCCTGGCGGTGGATGCCGACGGCCTGCATATCGGCCAGGAGGATTTGCCGGCACAGGTGGCGCGGAAGCTCCTGGGTCCCGGGAAAATCCTGGGGGTGTCGACGGGGACGGTGCTTGAGGCCCGTCAGGCGGTGGCCGACGGAGCGGATTACCTGGGTGTCGGCAGCATCTTCGCCACCAAAAGCAAGGGAGACGCCGGCGAACCCATCGGCCTGGCGGGACTGAAGGCCATACGCGCGGCTGTAGACGTACCCATAGTAGCCATAGGGGGTATAGATGCAGGGAACGTCGCCGAGGTTATCGCGGCCGGAGCCGACGGCGTGGCCGTCGTCTCGGCGGTGATCGGCGCCCCGGACGTTGCCGCCGCCGCAAGGGAATTGTTGTCCGCCGTCCGGCGGGCGCGGCGTTAG
- a CDS encoding response regulator, translated as MLVVDDQRGVRTLLQLAFQEEGYQVATAVNGRDALRQVERWRPDVVLMDVRMPVMGGLETLPRIKTIAPQTAVIIMSAYVEVEAVDEIRRMGADDFIYKPFDLEELKAKVKAVLPEEVFDGRKAVR; from the coding sequence ATGCTGGTGGTGGATGATCAGCGCGGTGTCCGGACCTTGTTGCAGCTGGCCTTTCAAGAAGAAGGATATCAGGTGGCAACGGCGGTTAATGGGAGGGATGCCCTGCGCCAGGTGGAACGCTGGCGGCCCGATGTGGTATTGATGGATGTGAGGATGCCCGTAATGGGCGGACTGGAAACCCTGCCCCGCATCAAAACCATAGCGCCGCAAACGGCTGTAATTATCATGTCGGCCTATGTGGAAGTGGAGGCGGTAGATGAAATTCGCCGTATGGGGGCCGACGACTTTATCTATAAACCCTTCGACCTTGAGGAGTTAAAGGCCAAGGTAAAGGCCGTCCTGCCGGAAGAGGTGTTTGACGGTAGAAAAGCGGTGCGGTGA
- a CDS encoding type II toxin-antitoxin system PemK/MazF family toxin — translation MLVRRGDVFYAHLNPVVGSEQGGTRPVLIIQNDIGNQYSPTTIVAAITSQIAKAKLPTHVEISAAKSGLERDSVILLEQIRTIDKSRLKQKIAVLDEETLEKVNRAIEISLGLVEI, via the coding sequence ATGCTGGTACGACGCGGAGACGTCTTTTACGCCCATCTAAATCCGGTTGTCGGCTCCGAGCAGGGGGGAACCCGGCCGGTGCTCATCATTCAAAACGACATCGGCAACCAATACAGCCCCACCACCATCGTTGCCGCTATAACTTCCCAAATCGCCAAGGCGAAATTGCCCACCCATGTAGAAATAAGCGCGGCCAAGAGCGGCCTGGAACGGGATTCGGTCATCCTTTTAGAACAGATCCGTACAATTGATAAAAGCCGTCTTAAACAAAAGATTGCCGTCCTTGATGAAGAAACCCTGGAAAAGGTCAACCGCGCCATCGAGATCAGCCTCGGATTAGTAGAGATATGA
- a CDS encoding CopG family ribbon-helix-helix protein, producing the protein MISLPESLLAEVDGLATMERRNRSEFIREAMKLYITERKRRSIREQMKRGYQEMASINLALAVEHYEVENEAQKHYDDRLAECK; encoded by the coding sequence ATGATCAGCTTACCCGAGAGCCTCCTGGCCGAGGTCGACGGCCTGGCGACCATGGAAAGGCGTAATAGGAGTGAATTTATTCGCGAGGCCATGAAGTTGTATATTACCGAACGCAAACGCCGCAGTATCCGGGAACAGATGAAGCGTGGTTACCAGGAAATGGCTTCAATTAACCTGGCCCTTGCCGTGGAACACTATGAGGTAGAAAATGAAGCCCAAAAACATTACGACGACAGGTTGGCGGAGTGCAAATAA
- the alr gene encoding alanine racemase encodes MPVTRPVWAEVDLEAIAHNVRAIKKILSPHTELMAVVKANAYGHGAVPVARTALANGVTWLGVATLDEALALREEGITAPLLILGYTPAEDAGRVVAADLSQTVFSREQARALDAAAAVAGTKARLHIKIDTGMGRLGFLPERAVEEVLAIAGLPNVLLEGIFTHFAAADAADKTYTLRQLQLFRKVVGELEEKGVTFPWCHAANSGAIIDLPETHFNLVRAGIILYGHYPSPEVDKKRIELRPAMALKTRVVLVKEVPAGTYISYGCTYRTPAPARIATLPVGYADGYSRLLSNRAEVLIRGRRAPVVGRVCMDQCMIDVSAIPDVRVGDEVVLFGSQDGEVLSVEEVAAWMGTINYEILCLISGRVPRVYR; translated from the coding sequence ATGCCGGTGACGCGGCCGGTTTGGGCCGAGGTTGATCTCGAAGCCATTGCCCATAACGTCCGGGCTATAAAAAAGATATTGTCTCCCCATACCGAACTCATGGCGGTGGTCAAAGCCAACGCTTACGGCCACGGGGCCGTGCCGGTGGCCAGGACGGCCCTGGCCAACGGCGTGACCTGGCTGGGGGTGGCCACCCTGGACGAAGCTCTGGCATTACGGGAGGAGGGGATTACCGCCCCCCTCCTTATTTTAGGTTACACCCCGGCCGAAGACGCCGGACGGGTGGTGGCCGCCGACCTTTCCCAGACGGTTTTTAGCCGGGAACAGGCCCGGGCTTTGGATGCGGCCGCCGCTGTTGCCGGTACAAAGGCGCGGCTGCATATAAAAATCGACACCGGCATGGGGCGGCTGGGCTTTTTGCCGGAGCGGGCGGTTGAAGAAGTTCTGGCCATCGCCGGGCTGCCGAATGTTTTGCTGGAAGGCATTTTTACCCACTTTGCCGCCGCTGACGCGGCCGACAAGACCTACACCTTAAGGCAGCTGCAGTTGTTCCGCAAGGTAGTCGGCGAGTTGGAAGAAAAGGGAGTAACTTTTCCCTGGTGCCACGCGGCCAACAGCGGCGCCATCATCGACCTGCCGGAAACCCATTTCAACCTGGTACGGGCGGGTATTATCCTGTACGGCCATTATCCCTCGCCGGAAGTTGACAAAAAGCGCATCGAACTCCGGCCGGCCATGGCGTTGAAGACTAGGGTCGTTCTGGTAAAGGAGGTACCGGCTGGAACCTATATTAGCTACGGCTGCACCTACCGCACGCCGGCACCCGCCAGAATAGCCACTTTGCCGGTGGGCTACGCCGACGGCTATTCACGCCTTCTTTCCAACCGGGCCGAGGTACTGATCCGAGGACGTAGGGCGCCAGTGGTCGGCCGGGTCTGCATGGATCAATGTATGATAGACGTCAGTGCTATACCGGATGTGCGGGTCGGTGATGAAGTAGTCCTCTTCGGCAGCCAGGACGGAGAGGTTTTGTCCGTGGAGGAAGTGGCCGCCTGGATGGGTACGATAAACTACGAAATCCTTTGCCTTATTTCCGGGAGGGTGCCGCGGGTATATAGATAA